Proteins found in one Candidatus Edwardsbacteria bacterium genomic segment:
- a CDS encoding dihydrofolate reductase produces the protein MRNAEKCIIVAMTRDRVIGKDNQMPWHLPEDLKLFKKMTSGNTVIMGRRTYQSIGKPLPNRNNIVVSRSPMDIPGGTACQSMDQALAQAEEYGRKIFFIGGAEIYRQALPLADFLCVSWLKQECAGDTKFPEFDETEWERLSETDYPEFTNILYKKIR, from the coding sequence TTGAGGAATGCCGAGAAATGCATCATCGTGGCCATGACCCGGGACCGGGTCATCGGGAAGGACAACCAGATGCCCTGGCACCTGCCGGAGGACCTGAAACTGTTCAAAAAAATGACCTCCGGGAATACCGTGATAATGGGGCGGAGGACCTACCAGTCCATCGGGAAGCCGCTGCCCAACCGCAACAATATCGTGGTCTCCCGGTCCCCAATGGACATCCCGGGGGGGACGGCCTGCCAAAGCATGGATCAGGCCCTGGCCCAAGCGGAGGAATACGGCAGAAAGATATTCTTCATCGGAGGGGCGGAAATTTACCGGCAGGCATTGCCCCTGGCCGATTTCCTTTGTGTATCCTGGCTCAAACAGGAATGCGCCGGGGACACAAAATTCCCGGAGTTCGATGAAACAGAATGGGAGAGGCTTTCGGAGACCGATTACCCGGAATTTACCAATATTCTTTATAAAAAGATAAGATAA
- the purB gene encoding adenylosuccinate lyase has protein sequence MIERYTLPQMKAVWSEQNKFQKWLDIEILACEAQARLGRIPQKDLENIKARAGFDIARIEQIEAEVQHDVIAFLTSVNQQVGESGRFIHMGLTSSDVLDTAWAVLMKQAGRLLLDDLNKLSAVLKQRAWEHRDTLMMGRSHGIHAEPTTFGLKLAMWWQEIQRDILRMERAIETISCGKISGAVGTFAHIDPSVEEYVCQKLGLKPEPVSTQIVQRDRHAEYLCTLGIIASTLDKIALEIRHLQRTEVREAEEPFSEKQKGSSAMPHKRNPIISERICGLARVIRANALVGMENVALWHERDISHSSAERIVIPDSTIALDYILNKTIWLIEGLRVYPERMARNIESSGGLIFSQKLLLALVEKGISREDAYRIIQRNAMKVWEGGGNLKQLVMADSEVMKILDAKTMAEVFDPESFIRNTGHIYKRIGLNGSK, from the coding sequence ATGATCGAACGCTATACCCTGCCCCAGATGAAGGCCGTCTGGAGCGAACAGAACAAGTTCCAGAAATGGCTGGACATAGAGATTCTGGCCTGCGAGGCCCAGGCCCGGCTGGGGCGCATCCCCCAAAAAGACCTGGAGAACATCAAGGCCAGGGCCGGCTTCGACATCGCCCGGATAGAGCAGATCGAGGCCGAGGTCCAGCACGACGTCATCGCCTTTCTGACCAGCGTCAACCAGCAGGTGGGCGAATCGGGCCGCTTCATCCATATGGGCCTGACCTCGTCCGACGTGCTGGACACCGCCTGGGCGGTGCTGATGAAGCAGGCCGGCCGGCTGCTGCTGGACGATCTGAATAAGCTTTCGGCGGTCCTGAAACAAAGGGCCTGGGAGCACAGGGACACCCTGATGATGGGGCGCAGCCATGGCATCCATGCCGAGCCCACCACCTTCGGGCTGAAGCTGGCCATGTGGTGGCAGGAGATACAGCGCGACATTCTCCGGATGGAGCGGGCCATCGAAACCATCTCCTGCGGAAAGATCTCCGGTGCGGTGGGCACCTTCGCCCATATCGACCCCTCGGTGGAGGAATACGTCTGCCAAAAGCTGGGATTGAAGCCGGAGCCGGTGTCCACCCAGATCGTCCAGCGGGACCGTCATGCCGAATATCTCTGCACCCTGGGCATCATCGCCTCCACCCTGGACAAGATCGCCCTGGAGATCCGCCACCTGCAGAGGACCGAGGTCCGGGAGGCGGAGGAGCCGTTCTCGGAAAAGCAGAAGGGTTCCTCGGCCATGCCCCATAAAAGGAACCCCATAATATCCGAGCGGATCTGCGGGTTGGCCCGGGTGATCCGGGCCAACGCCCTGGTGGGGATGGAGAACGTGGCCCTGTGGCATGAACGGGACATCTCCCATTCCTCGGCCGAGAGGATAGTGATCCCCGACAGCACCATCGCCCTGGATTACATTTTAAACAAGACCATCTGGCTGATCGAGGGCCTGAGGGTCTATCCGGAGAGGATGGCACGGAACATCGAGTCATCCGGGGGGCTGATCTTTTCCCAGAAACTGCTGCTGGCCTTGGTGGAGAAGGGCATCTCCCGGGAGGATGCCTACCGCATCATCCAGCGCAATGCCATGAAGGTATGGGAGGGGGGCGGAAACCTCAAGCAACTGGTCATGGCCGATTCCGAAGTTATGAAAATATTGGATGCCAAGACCATGGCCGAGGTATTCGATCCCGAAAGTTTTATCCGGAATACCGGGCATATTTATAAGCGCATCGGACTGAACGGCTCCAAATGA
- the msrA gene encoding peptide-methionine (S)-S-oxide reductase MsrA: protein MNKRIYLSLLAFLLGFVLTLNAQGQDNKGKGGSQTRPDNTKAKDKKMETAIFAAGCFWGVEADFQKLKGVASTEVGYTGGHTQDPSYQQVCTDTTGHAEAIRLTYDPAVISYDDLLKVFWENHNPTTPNRQGPDVGSQYRSAVFYTTPEQQKAALASKEKLDRSDKYSRPIVTEITKAGEFYRAEEYHQQYYRKKGGGSCKF from the coding sequence ATGAATAAACGAATCTATCTCAGCCTGCTGGCTTTTCTGCTGGGCTTTGTCCTAACACTTAATGCCCAGGGCCAAGACAATAAAGGCAAGGGCGGATCTCAAACCCGCCCCGATAACACCAAGGCAAAGGATAAAAAGATGGAAACCGCCATATTCGCGGCCGGGTGTTTCTGGGGGGTGGAGGCCGATTTCCAGAAACTCAAAGGCGTCGCCTCCACCGAGGTGGGCTACACCGGCGGCCACACCCAGGATCCCAGCTACCAGCAGGTCTGCACCGACACCACCGGCCACGCCGAGGCCATCCGCCTGACCTACGACCCGGCGGTCATCAGCTATGATGATCTGCTGAAGGTCTTTTGGGAGAATCACAACCCCACCACCCCCAACCGCCAGGGCCCGGATGTGGGCTCGCAATACCGCTCGGCCGTATTCTACACCACCCCGGAACAGCAGAAGGCGGCCCTGGCATCAAAAGAAAAACTGGACAGGTCAGACAAATACTCCCGGCCTATAGTCACCGAGATCACCAAGGCCGGGGAATTCTACCGGGCCGAGGAATACCACCAACAGTATTACCGGAAGAAGGGCGGCGGCAGTTGTAAGTTTTAG
- a CDS encoding sensor domain-containing diguanylate cyclase, with amino-acid sequence MDTLTYIAFGLAVLFLVLFLMASGKAGQKTVACGMAQNELKRLKEDERRQRDIIASMKGSLATMEKDHSERSRVFMVLLELARTLGGSLEREKLPMLLSRIAQQLFDSEEVIFFKVGDEGAELTVAESIGLDPKIAPEIVVKVGEGYVGHTAAKRVIMAKEDFENESNLIKQKLENTRDKRINPVLCIPLVQRNNVMGVVSLGRIQRRSKEERNLMMIFQSLGSMALDNAGLFEKLYTKDKLTGLLNRRYFDERALAELNRAKRFGHKLSFTLMDLDNFRAFVESNGTQAGDKVLARIGMLLNEHVRRIDISCRLDEDKFAAALLETEKGQALQFAEKIKKIIDYDATINDQAFSSQRLTISLAVFTFPDDGISYEQIFSQASQRLHEMQAKGGNVIISDIGGGGA; translated from the coding sequence ATGGACACGTTGACATACATAGCATTTGGCCTGGCGGTCCTTTTCCTGGTGCTGTTCCTGATGGCCAGCGGCAAGGCCGGGCAGAAGACGGTGGCCTGCGGCATGGCCCAGAACGAGCTCAAACGGCTGAAGGAGGACGAACGCCGTCAGCGGGATATCATCGCCAGCATGAAGGGTTCCCTGGCCACCATGGAGAAGGACCATTCCGAGCGCTCCCGGGTGTTCATGGTCCTGCTGGAACTGGCCCGGACCCTGGGGGGCAGCCTGGAAAGGGAAAAGCTGCCGATGTTGCTGAGCCGGATAGCCCAGCAGCTGTTCGACTCCGAAGAGGTGATCTTTTTCAAGGTGGGCGACGAGGGTGCGGAGCTGACGGTGGCCGAATCCATCGGACTGGACCCCAAGATCGCCCCGGAGATAGTGGTCAAGGTGGGGGAGGGGTACGTGGGCCATACCGCCGCCAAGAGGGTGATCATGGCCAAGGAGGATTTCGAGAACGAGAGCAACCTGATAAAACAGAAGCTGGAGAACACCCGGGACAAACGGATCAATCCCGTCCTGTGCATCCCCCTGGTGCAGAGGAACAACGTGATGGGGGTGGTCTCCCTGGGCAGGATCCAGCGGCGCTCCAAGGAGGAGCGGAACCTGATGATGATCTTCCAGAGCCTGGGCTCCATGGCCCTGGACAACGCCGGGCTGTTCGAAAAGCTCTACACCAAGGACAAGCTGACCGGCCTGCTGAACCGGAGGTATTTCGACGAGCGGGCCCTGGCCGAGCTCAACCGGGCCAAGCGTTTCGGGCACAAGCTGTCGTTCACCCTGATGGACCTGGACAATTTCAGGGCCTTTGTCGAAAGCAACGGCACCCAGGCCGGGGACAAGGTGCTGGCCCGGATCGGCATGCTGCTCAACGAGCACGTCCGGAGGATAGACATCTCCTGCCGGCTGGACGAGGACAAGTTCGCCGCGGCCCTGCTGGAGACCGAAAAGGGCCAGGCCCTGCAGTTTGCCGAGAAGATCAAGAAGATCATCGATTACGATGCCACCATCAACGACCAGGCCTTCAGCTCCCAGCGCCTGACCATCAGCCTGGCGGTGTTCACCTTCCCCGATGACGGCATCTCCTACGAGCAGATATTCAGCCAGGCCTCCCAAAGGCTGCACGAGATGCAGGCCAAGGGCGGCAACGTCATCATCAGCGACATCGGGGGAGGAGGCGCATGA
- the thyA gene encoding thymidylate synthase, producing the protein MREYLDLVKYVLDNGTVQKNRTGVSTYSCFGVFYKIDLQQGYPLLTTKQMYFNSMLHELLWYLSGQAHIRDLRQKTKIWNAWADADGRLETAYGRFWRRYPVPDSGVEGEKWGHRWTSLDPESGGKVFDQIRYVIDILREIKENPATPNLRRMVVTAWHPGNAAQSKLPPCHYTFCFSVSGDQLNCHLTQRSGDIALGIPFNLACYSLLTMMLARETGYRPGEFAHTIIDAHIYENHLPGLKLQLDREPRPLPRVRIADKPLFDLKYEDVTLEDYQPHPGIKFEVAV; encoded by the coding sequence ATGCGCGAATATCTGGACCTGGTAAAATACGTACTGGACAACGGGACGGTGCAGAAGAACCGCACCGGTGTTTCCACTTACAGCTGTTTCGGCGTTTTTTACAAGATCGACCTGCAGCAGGGCTATCCCCTGCTGACCACCAAGCAGATGTATTTCAACTCCATGCTGCACGAACTGCTTTGGTACCTGAGCGGCCAGGCCCACATCCGCGACCTCCGGCAGAAGACCAAGATCTGGAACGCCTGGGCCGACGCCGACGGCAGGCTGGAGACGGCCTATGGCAGATTCTGGCGGCGGTATCCCGTGCCCGACAGCGGGGTGGAGGGCGAGAAATGGGGCCATCGGTGGACCAGCCTGGATCCCGAAAGCGGGGGAAAGGTTTTCGACCAGATCCGGTATGTTATCGACATCCTGCGGGAGATAAAAGAAAACCCCGCCACCCCCAACCTGCGGCGGATGGTGGTGACGGCCTGGCACCCCGGCAATGCCGCCCAGAGCAAGCTGCCGCCCTGCCACTACACCTTCTGTTTCAGCGTTTCCGGGGACCAGCTCAACTGCCACCTGACCCAGCGTTCCGGCGACATCGCCCTGGGGATCCCCTTCAACCTGGCCTGTTATTCCCTGCTGACCATGATGCTGGCCCGGGAGACCGGCTACCGGCCGGGGGAATTCGCCCACACCATCATCGACGCCCATATCTATGAGAATCACCTGCCGGGGCTGAAGCTGCAGCTGGATAGGGAACCCCGGCCGCTTCCCAGGGTCAGGATCGCCGACAAGCCCCTGTTCGACCTGAAATACGAAGATGTGACCCTGGAGGATTACCAGCCTCACCCGGGAATAAAGTTCGAGGTGGCGGTTTGA
- a CDS encoding phosphatidylserine decarboxylase family protein, with product MKLAPEGMPTIIIAGLFFVIALAAWLITKNQITAYLTMAFAVVALFMMFFFRDPARQGEYLPGRLISPADGKVVIVKETEDTFLFQQRVLQVSVFLSPLDVHINWIPISGRVVYQQYHPGKFFPAFEEKASLANEQMQLGIETPHGRILMKQIAGILARRVVCYPRLGDEVSAGQRMGLMKFGSRIDLLLPLGTKINVKVGDRVKGGVTVIGELMETK from the coding sequence ATGAAGCTGGCCCCGGAGGGAATGCCGACCATCATCATCGCCGGGCTGTTCTTCGTCATCGCCCTGGCGGCCTGGCTGATCACCAAAAACCAGATAACGGCCTATCTGACCATGGCCTTTGCGGTGGTGGCCCTGTTCATGATGTTCTTCTTTCGCGACCCGGCCCGGCAGGGGGAATATCTTCCGGGCCGGCTGATCTCCCCGGCCGACGGCAAAGTGGTGATCGTAAAGGAAACCGAGGACACTTTTCTATTCCAGCAAAGGGTTTTGCAGGTCAGCGTCTTTTTATCGCCCCTGGATGTCCACATCAATTGGATCCCCATCTCCGGCCGGGTGGTATACCAGCAGTATCATCCCGGCAAATTCTTTCCGGCCTTCGAGGAAAAGGCCTCGCTGGCCAACGAGCAGATGCAACTGGGGATCGAGACCCCCCACGGGAGGATATTGATGAAACAGATCGCCGGGATCCTGGCCCGCCGGGTGGTGTGCTATCCCAGGCTGGGTGATGAGGTAAGCGCCGGGCAGAGGATGGGCCTGATGAAGTTCGGCTCCCGGATCGACCTGCTGCTGCCGCTGGGCACCAAGATCAATGTGAAAGTGGGGGACAGGGTCAAGGGCGGGGTGACGGTGATCGGGGAATTGATGGAAACGAAATAA
- the purS gene encoding phosphoribosylformylglycinamidine synthase subunit PurS, which produces MLTAEIHVTLKELVLDPQGTTLKRSMETMGYRDIEEVRMGKFIQVRFDSHDRKEVEKKVDQMCRQILSNPVIEQYSYSLREGE; this is translated from the coding sequence TTGCTGACAGCTGAGATCCACGTCACCCTCAAAGAGCTGGTGCTGGACCCCCAGGGCACCACTTTAAAGCGCTCCATGGAGACCATGGGATACCGGGACATCGAGGAGGTCCGGATGGGAAAATTCATCCAGGTGCGGTTCGACAGCCACGACCGGAAGGAAGTGGAGAAAAAGGTCGACCAGATGTGCCGGCAGATCCTCTCCAACCCGGTGATCGAGCAGTACAGCTATTCCCTGAGGGAGGGCGAATGA
- the purQ gene encoding phosphoribosylformylglycinamidine synthase subunit PurQ: MKFAVITFPGSNCDYDCYRAVKDHLKCQVEYVWHREHSLNNCDCVILPGGFSYGDYLRTGAIARFSPIMRQVVDFAGKGGPVIGICNGFQILLESGLLPGAMLVNRSLQFICKTVHLKVENNTLPFTNRLTAGQLLRVPIAHKEGNYFADQRTIKELEDSGRVVFRYSDGSGRVDDSANPNGSLNNIAGITNRQGNVLGMMPHPERAMEQLLGSSDGSLVFDSIKNFLGAS; this comes from the coding sequence ATGAAGTTTGCGGTGATTACCTTCCCCGGCTCCAACTGCGACTACGACTGCTACCGGGCGGTGAAGGACCATCTTAAATGCCAGGTGGAGTATGTCTGGCACCGGGAGCATTCCCTGAACAACTGCGACTGCGTGATCCTGCCCGGCGGCTTCTCCTACGGCGACTACCTCCGGACCGGGGCCATCGCCCGCTTTTCGCCCATCATGCGGCAGGTGGTGGATTTTGCCGGTAAGGGCGGCCCGGTGATCGGCATCTGCAACGGATTTCAGATCCTGCTGGAGAGCGGCCTGCTGCCGGGGGCCATGCTGGTCAACCGCAGCCTGCAGTTCATCTGCAAAACGGTTCACCTGAAGGTGGAGAACAATACCCTGCCGTTCACCAATCGGCTGACGGCGGGACAGCTGCTGAGGGTCCCCATCGCCCACAAGGAGGGCAATTATTTTGCCGACCAGAGGACCATAAAGGAGCTGGAGGACAGCGGCCGGGTGGTATTCCGTTACAGCGACGGCTCGGGCCGGGTTGACGACAGCGCCAATCCCAACGGCTCGCTGAACAACATCGCCGGCATCACCAACCGGCAGGGCAACGTCCTGGGCATGATGCCCCACCCGGAGCGGGCCATGGAGCAGCTGCTGGGATCGTCCGACGGAAGCCTGGTATTCGACTCCATCAAGAACTTCCTGGGAGCAAGCTGA
- a CDS encoding HD domain-containing protein, whose protein sequence is MLNKPYKQPDVNAITDLLTRLDQILAGDPDKMIRQLRKLAKVVDRLVPYHDGHIIRVTFYSLAIGMRMGLPQEDLLTLEVAALLHDFGKLGVDEATLDKEEELSSDDLTEIHHHAERGYHIISGFSKLCTVADIIRDHHEKFDGSGYPNKKRGNDISRLARIIAVADAYDAMTADRPYRKGLPQKTAEAELLIHSGTQFDPEVVDFFVNHVQDKKPDIKISLLRKTFKIPRRKPRVNSQNGPKANSRKTASPGGANKPQPSNSKR, encoded by the coding sequence ATGCTGAACAAGCCGTACAAGCAGCCGGACGTCAACGCCATCACCGACCTGCTGACCAGGCTGGACCAGATCCTGGCCGGCGACCCCGACAAGATGATCCGCCAGCTGCGCAAGCTGGCCAAGGTGGTGGACCGGCTGGTGCCCTACCATGACGGGCACATCATCCGGGTGACCTTTTACTCCCTGGCCATCGGGATGCGGATGGGCCTGCCCCAGGAGGACCTGCTGACCCTGGAGGTGGCGGCCCTGCTGCACGATTTCGGCAAGCTGGGGGTGGACGAGGCCACTTTGGATAAAGAAGAGGAATTGAGCAGCGACGACCTGACCGAGATCCATCATCATGCCGAACGGGGCTACCACATCATCTCCGGCTTTTCCAAGCTCTGCACGGTGGCCGACATCATCCGGGACCATCACGAAAAATTCGACGGCAGCGGCTACCCCAACAAAAAGAGGGGGAATGACATCAGCCGGCTGGCCCGGATAATCGCGGTGGCCGACGCCTATGATGCCATGACCGCCGACCGTCCCTACCGCAAGGGCCTGCCCCAGAAGACGGCCGAGGCTGAACTGCTGATCCATTCCGGCACCCAGTTCGATCCCGAGGTGGTGGACTTTTTTGTCAACCATGTCCAGGACAAGAAGCCGGACATAAAGATCTCGCTGCTCCGCAAGACCTTTAAGATACCGCGCCGCAAGCCCAGGGTCAATTCCCAGAACGGGCCGAAGGCCAATTCCCGAAAGACCGCCTCCCCGGGAGGCGCTAATAAACCGCAACCTTCAAATTCGAAAAGATAA
- the purL gene encoding phosphoribosylformylglycinamidine synthase subunit PurL, producing the protein MTKHQEPIVDIKLAQSFGLNQEEFDSIRRIMGRMPSYTELGIFSVLWSEHCSYKNSKPLLKLFPTRAPQVLQGPGENAGIVDIGDGLGIAMKVESHNHPSAIEPYQGAATGIGGILRDIFTMGARPIALMDPLYFGSLDDAHVRHLFSGVVSGIADYGNCVGIPTVGGSVVFDESYTTNPLVNVMCLGLVENNKIMRGFATGPGNLVIAVGATTGRDGIHGATFASEELSEASSAKRPSVQIGDPFTKKLLLEATLELIESGLAVGIQDMGAAGLTSSSIEMASRAGTGLEMDMAKVPLRETGMTPYEIMLSESQERMVVVAPKENYDRIKAIFDKWELHCSSIGVVTNDGKVRIKWKDEVFADIPVKALVDEAPVYQRESNRPGYLDKLKQFIQNDIKEPKDHNKSLNSVLSAPTIASKRWVYQQYDHQVRTNTAVLPGSDAAVLRIRGTNKAIGITTDCNGRYCYLNPFNGGAIAVAEAARNLACSGAKPLGLTDCLNFGNPYKPEVFYQMKQAVEGLAQACKVLEVPVISGNVSLYNESLTHSVYPTPLIGMVGLIEDLSHITTQWFKEAGDIVFLAGDIKSQPDIGGSEYLKVVHGQVNGDAPAIDLEAEKKLHDFVREAIRAGLVRSAHDCSEGGLAVALAECCFSDLSPDGRGGTGVTVDIKDLPGRGDLKLFAETQSRIILSGKAGDVEKLEVLAKKQGVDIMKLGTVGGDRLVIKDLIDIPVAEARKAWEEAIPNMMK; encoded by the coding sequence ATGACAAAACACCAGGAGCCTATCGTAGATATAAAACTGGCCCAAAGCTTCGGGCTTAACCAGGAGGAATTCGACAGCATCCGGCGGATAATGGGGCGGATGCCCAGCTATACCGAGCTGGGCATCTTCTCGGTGCTGTGGTCCGAGCACTGCTCCTACAAGAATTCCAAGCCGCTGTTGAAGCTGTTCCCCACCCGGGCGCCCCAGGTGCTGCAGGGGCCGGGGGAGAACGCCGGGATAGTGGACATCGGGGACGGTCTGGGGATCGCCATGAAGGTGGAGAGCCACAACCACCCCTCGGCCATCGAGCCCTATCAGGGGGCGGCCACCGGCATCGGCGGCATCCTGCGCGACATCTTCACCATGGGGGCCAGGCCCATCGCCCTGATGGACCCGCTGTATTTCGGATCGCTGGATGACGCCCACGTCCGTCACCTGTTCTCCGGGGTGGTCTCCGGCATCGCCGATTACGGCAACTGCGTGGGCATTCCGACGGTGGGCGGATCGGTGGTGTTCGACGAGTCCTATACCACCAACCCGCTGGTCAACGTGATGTGCCTGGGGCTGGTGGAGAACAACAAGATCATGCGGGGCTTCGCTACCGGGCCGGGCAACCTGGTGATCGCGGTGGGGGCCACCACCGGCCGGGACGGCATCCACGGGGCCACCTTCGCCTCCGAGGAGCTGTCCGAGGCATCCTCGGCCAAACGGCCCTCGGTCCAGATAGGGGATCCCTTTACCAAAAAGCTTTTATTGGAAGCCACCCTGGAGCTGATCGAGTCCGGACTGGCGGTGGGCATCCAGGACATGGGGGCGGCCGGGCTGACCAGCTCGTCCATCGAGATGGCCTCCCGGGCCGGGACCGGACTGGAGATGGATATGGCCAAAGTACCGCTTCGGGAGACGGGCATGACCCCTTATGAGATCATGCTGTCCGAATCCCAGGAAAGGATGGTGGTGGTGGCGCCAAAGGAGAATTACGACCGGATCAAAGCGATATTTGACAAATGGGAACTTCATTGTTCCTCAATAGGGGTGGTCACCAATGACGGGAAAGTCAGGATCAAATGGAAGGACGAGGTCTTTGCCGACATCCCGGTAAAGGCCCTGGTTGATGAGGCCCCGGTATACCAAAGAGAAAGCAACAGACCGGGTTATCTTGATAAGTTAAAGCAATTCATACAAAACGACATAAAAGAACCAAAGGATCACAATAAGTCGCTAAATAGTGTACTATCGGCCCCTACCATTGCCAGCAAACGCTGGGTGTATCAGCAATACGATCACCAGGTGAGGACCAATACTGCTGTCCTTCCGGGCTCCGATGCAGCCGTCCTAAGGATCCGCGGCACCAACAAGGCCATCGGCATCACCACCGACTGCAACGGGCGGTACTGCTACCTGAACCCCTTCAACGGCGGGGCCATTGCGGTGGCCGAGGCCGCCCGCAACCTGGCCTGTTCCGGGGCAAAACCACTGGGACTGACCGACTGTCTGAATTTCGGCAATCCCTACAAGCCGGAGGTCTTCTATCAGATGAAGCAGGCGGTGGAGGGGCTGGCCCAGGCCTGCAAGGTGCTGGAAGTTCCGGTGATCTCCGGCAATGTCAGCCTGTATAATGAAAGTTTGACCCACAGCGTCTATCCCACGCCCTTGATAGGGATGGTGGGGCTGATCGAGGACCTGTCGCACATCACCACCCAGTGGTTCAAAGAAGCCGGCGATATCGTCTTTCTGGCCGGCGACATAAAATCCCAGCCGGACATCGGGGGCTCGGAGTATCTCAAGGTTGTGCACGGCCAGGTGAACGGAGACGCCCCGGCCATAGACCTGGAGGCCGAAAAGAAACTGCACGATTTTGTCCGGGAGGCCATCAGGGCCGGACTGGTGCGCTCGGCCCACGACTGCTCCGAGGGCGGGCTGGCGGTGGCTTTGGCCGAATGCTGTTTTTCGGACCTCTCTCCCGATGGGCGAGGGGGGACGGGCGTGACGGTCGATATTAAAGATCTGCCCGGCAGGGGCGATCTCAAGTTGTTCGCCGAGACCCAGAGCCGCATTATCCTATCAGGTAAGGCAGGGGATGTTGAGAAATTAGAAGTCTTAGCCAAGAAGCAAGGCGTGGACATTATGAAATTAGGGACGGTGGGCGGGGATCGGCTGGTGATAAAGGATCTGATAGACATCCCGGTGGCCGAGGCCCGCAAGGCCTGGGAAGAGGCTATCCCGAATATGATGAAGTGA
- the pssA gene encoding CDP-diacylglycerol--serine O-phosphatidyltransferase, with translation MKPKIKTPSFLPSVFTSGNLFCGVLAIIEAFNGNYYRGAWLIILAGFFDSIDGMVARLTHHYSRFGAELDSLSDVVSFVLAPMILIYPLALKNLGLWGSLTAFAFVVAGAIRLARFNANIKSLTEKEIFRGLPTPAAGGVVASFLLFSNAVAYDLSPVRFIPLVIILLSFLMVSDIEYPPIPKMADRSFRSYLIYGGFMLAILGIIKNPNLTLFPILTGYILFGLMRRIYKSSHLEKLKNKRRRKIADS, from the coding sequence ATGAAACCCAAGATCAAAACCCCGTCATTCCTTCCCAGCGTCTTCACCAGCGGGAACCTGTTCTGCGGGGTGCTGGCCATCATCGAGGCCTTCAACGGCAACTATTACCGGGGGGCCTGGCTGATCATCCTGGCCGGCTTCTTCGATTCCATAGACGGGATGGTGGCCCGGCTGACCCACCACTACAGCCGCTTCGGGGCCGAGCTGGACTCGCTGTCCGACGTGGTGTCCTTCGTGCTGGCGCCCATGATCCTGATCTACCCGCTGGCCCTGAAGAACCTGGGGCTGTGGGGCAGCCTGACCGCCTTCGCCTTCGTGGTGGCCGGGGCCATCCGGCTGGCCCGGTTCAACGCCAACATCAAGAGCCTGACCGAGAAGGAGATCTTCCGCGGCCTGCCCACCCCGGCGGCCGGGGGGGTGGTGGCCAGCTTCCTGCTGTTCAGCAACGCCGTGGCCTACGACCTGTCCCCGGTGCGCTTCATCCCGCTGGTGATCATCCTGCTTTCCTTCCTGATGGTCAGCGACATCGAATATCCGCCCATCCCCAAGATGGCCGACCGCAGCTTCAGATCCTACCTGATCTACGGCGGGTTCATGCTGGCCATCCTGGGAATCATCAAAAACCCCAACCTGACGCTTTTCCCCATCCTGACCGGATACATCCTGTTCGGCCTGATGCGGAGAATATACAAATCAAGCCACCTGGAAAAATTGAAGAACAAAAGGAGAAGAAAAATTGCTGACAGCTGA